From Triticum aestivum cultivar Chinese Spring chromosome 7B, IWGSC CS RefSeq v2.1, whole genome shotgun sequence:
GCGGCGGAGGCGCCCATCCCGCCGGACTCGCTGCTCGGGCGCTTCGTCTACGGCGACGACGCGTACCGCAACGCCCGCTTCAAGATCGTCAACCGCATCGTCAAGGGCCCCTGGCTCGTCCGCGCCACCGTCGGCAACTACGGGGCGTGCCTCCTGGGCCGCGCGCTCACGTGCCGCTACCACAGGGGCGACGACTACCTCGAGATCGACGTGGACATCGGCAGCTCGGCGATTGCCACCGCCATCCTGCATCTGGCGCTGGGCGCGGTCACCTCGGTGACCATCGACATGGGCTTCCTTGTCGAGTCCCAGTCCGAGGAGGAGCTGCCCGAAAAGCTCTTCGGCGCAGTGCGCATCGCGCAGATGGAGATGGGTTCGGCGAAGTACGTGGAGACGGCGTCTGATGAGCCTGAGACCGCCGGCAAGGCACAGCCGGGGTTCAGGGTTGGCTCGGCGAGGGTTGCCAATGATAGCCGCCACCAGGAACGCACCAGCGGCAAGGCCAGCAGGTCGATGAGCTGCCAGGAACGCCTGGGCGGAGGTGAGGGCTCAAATTACTCCTGACATGTTCTTCATACCAGTGTTAGATATTTCAATGCGGCTAATTTGACCACTTCTATATGATGACCGGGCATGAACTCGATGCTAcaaacttatactccctccgttccgaattacttgtcgcacgtatgagtgtatctagatgtattgtagttctagatacatccatttcagcgatgagtaatttggaacggagggagtatatgatataGAGTAGTAGCTGACGAATTCGTTCGGTGTTAGCATATGCCACTGGATAATAATTCCATGATTCTGTCAGTTATGGCTGATATTTAGCTCAGCTGGCCTTACAACAGCATGAGAGTGATGACATTGGCAGTGCCGTTTCAAGTTTTCAACGCATTCCTATTATCTTAAGAGTAATGCTTGATCTGTTGGCTGGGGATATTATAatttttccaaggttgatgtgtgCAAGTTTCTTTTGTGTCTAGTTAATTGATCTTGTGTTGGGACGAAAGGGAATATGTGGACTGTGCTCGAGGGATCTGATATTGTAGGCTAATTAGTACAGTCATTGAAACAATATTCAGGAGGCAATTCCAATTATTTAATGATGAGGTCCAAGATTGGGATATGGGGTGATGGTACTAACAGTTGGCAAGATTGTGATATGGGGTGAAGGTACTACTAACAGTTTCCAAGATT
This genomic window contains:
- the LOC123159068 gene encoding protein ENHANCED DISEASE RESISTANCE 2 isoform X1, with the protein product MPPTTPQRRKQDEPGGGGDNWREEAVSAGSLRQVDLDRGSNGWAAPPGDLFQLRARGYFSGGGGKRGKSAASADWLLRPAGVDWLRSHARLDHLLARDDVPVAAAFRRARLRKDPNAHFLLAVNLQVPGRPDAYSSVFYFAAEAPIPPDSLLGRFVYGDDAYRNARFKIVNRIVKGPWLVRATVGNYGACLLGRALTCRYHRGDDYLEIDVDIGSSAIATAILHLALGAVTSVTIDMGFLVESQSEEELPEKLFGAVRIAQMEMGSAKYVETASDEPETAGKAQPGFRVGSARVANDSRHQERTSGKASRSMSCQERLGGGEGSNYS
- the LOC123159068 gene encoding protein ENHANCED DISEASE RESISTANCE 2 isoform X2: MPPTTPQRRKQDEPGGGGDNWREEAVSAGSLRQVDLDRGSNGWAAPPGDLFQLRARGYFSGGGGKRGKSAASADWLLRPAGVDWLRSHARLDHLLARDDVPVAAAFRRARLRKDPNAHFLLAVNLQVPGRPDAYSSVFYFAAEAPIPPDSLLGRFVYGDDAYRNARFKIVNRIVKGPWLVRATVGNYGACLLGRALTCRYHRGDDYLEIDVDIGSSAIATAILHLALGAVTSVTIDMGFLVESQSEEELPEKLFGAVRIAQMEMGSAKYVETASDEPETAGKAQPGFRVGSARVANDSRHQERTSGKASRSMSCQERLGGGK